One part of the Vicia villosa cultivar HV-30 ecotype Madison, WI unplaced genomic scaffold, Vvil1.0 ctg.000359F_1_1, whole genome shotgun sequence genome encodes these proteins:
- the LOC131627342 gene encoding inducible nitrate reductase [NADH] 2-like, which produces MSTALEYSVVELEPFKSITPLLSNSSNKEEDDNYLTMVKNIIIKGRSEVEPSVLDPRDEGTSDHWIQRNTSLIRLTGKHPFNSEPPLQTLMHHGFITPVPLHYVRNHGPVPKARWAEWTVEVTGLVKNPTSFTMDQLVNDFPSREFPVTLVCSANRRKEQNMVKQTIGFNWGPSATSTSVWRGVPLRSILKRCGVYNRNSGALYVCFEGDEELPGGGGCKYGTSLLYEVALDRTRDIIIAYMQNGDVLSPDHGFPVRVIVPGFTAGRMVKWLKRIVVTTTESDSYYHYHDNRLLPTHVDAELANTEAWFYKPEYIINELNINSVITTPCHGEILAVNSDTTHMPYLLRGYAYSGGGRKVTRVEVTMDGGETWRVCLLEHPEKPNKYGKYWCWCFWSLEVEVLDLFGGKEIAVRAWDLANNTQPENLNWNLMGMMNNCWFRVKTNKYKPNKGEIGIVFEHPTQPGNQSGGWMVKEKEKASPKSSNSDPTKKINISSSLQSNSASTTISKIFTISEVKKHNNSDSAWIIIDGHVYDCTHYLKDHPGGADSILINAGTDCTEEFEAIHSDKAKKMLDDYLIGELVTTDADGNNTEATGKAIIKQMHNKVALINPREKIPCKLVSKTSISHNVRIFRFALPYEDQPLGLPVGKHLFLCDTIEDKLCMRAFTPTSSVDEKGYFDLLVKIYFKGVHPKFPKGGTMSQHLDSLPIGSVLDIKGPLGHIEYTGKGNFLVRGEHKFAKKLAMLAGGTGITPIYQVVQAILKDPEDLTEMHVVYGNQSEDDILLREELDAWAEKYERFNVWYVVQESKREDWEYSVGFITESILKKHVPEAEDGTVALACGPPAMIHGVQSHLEKLGYDIKNNLLVF; this is translated from the exons ATGTCTACTGCCCTTGAATACAGCGTCGTTGAACTTGAACCCTTTAAGTCAATTACACCATTGCTATCAAACTCCTCAAACAAAGAGGAAGATGATAACTATTTAACTATGGTGAAAAACATAATCATAAAGGGAAGATCCGAAGTAGAACCCTCAGTGTTAGACCCTCGTGATGAAGGAACCTCAGATCACTGGATTCAAAGAAACACTTCCTTGATCCGTCTCACTGGCAAACACCCTTTCAACTCAGAGCCACCACTCCAAACCCTCATGCACCACGGCTTCATAACTCCCGTTCCGCTCCACTATGTTCGCAACCACGGGCCCGTTCCCAAAGCCCGCTGGGCCGAATGGACCGTCGAAGTAACAGGCCTTGTTAAAAACCCTACCAGTTTCACAATGGACCAACTGGTCAACGACTTCCCAAGCCGGGAGTTTCCGGTGACACTCGTTTGCTCGGCAAACCGCCGCAAGGAACAAAACATGGTCAAACAAACTATTGGCTTTAACTGGGGGCCATCCGCTACCTCCACATCGGTGTGGCGCGGTGTACCGCTGAGAAGCATCCTCAAGCGTTGTGGTGTCTATAACCGCAACAGTGGGGCTCTCTATGTTTGCTTTGAAGGTGATGAGGAACTTCCAGGTGGTGGTGGGTGTAAATATGGAACTAGTCTCTTGTACGAGGTTGCACTGGATCGTACTCGCGATATTATTATTGCGTATATGCAAAACGGTGACGTTTTATCTCCTGATCATGGGTTTCCTGTTAGGGTTATTGTGCCTGGTTTCACTGCTGGGAGAATGGTGAAATGGTTGAAGCGAATTGTTGTAACAACCACGGAATCTGATAGCTATTATCATTATCATGATAACAGATTACTTCCCACTCATGTTGATGCTGAGCTTGCCAATACAGAAG CTTGGTTCTATAAACCGGAGTATATTATCAACGAGTTGAACATAAACTCCGTGATAACAACTCCGTGTCACGGTGAGATATTGGCAGTGAACTCAGACACTACTCACATGCCTTATTTACTTAGAGGCTATGCATATTCCG GTGGTGGGAGAAAGGTGACACGAGTTGAAGTAACGATGGACGGTGGTGAAACATGGAGAGTATGCTTATTGGAGCATCCGGAGAAACCAAACAAATATGGTAAGTATTGGTGTTGGTGTTTTTGGTCGTTGGAAGTTGAAGTGTTGGACTTGTTTGGAGGCAAAGAGATTGCTGTGCGTGCATGGGACTTGGCTAACAACACCCAGCCTGAGAATCTTAATTGGAATCTTATG GGCATGATGAACAACTGCTGGTTCAgagtcaaaacaaacaagtacaaGCCTAATAAGGGAGAAATTGGAATAGTGTTTGAGCACCCAACCCAACCAGGAAACCAATCTGGTGGTTGGATGgtcaaagaaaaagagaaagcatCTCCCAAATCATCAAACTCTGACCCAACCAAGAAGATCAATATTTCCTCATCACTGCAATCAAACAGTGCTAGTACTACTATCTCAAAAATATTCACTATCTCTGAGGTGAAAAAACATAATAACTCTGATTCAGCTTGGATAATCATAGATGGTCACGTTTATGATTGCACTCACTACCTCAAAGACCACCCTGGAGGTGCCGATAGCATCCTCATCAACGCCGGCACTGATTGTACAGAGGAGTTTGAAGCCATCCACTCTGATAAAGCAAAGAAAATGCTTGATGATTACTTAATCGGCGAGCTCGTAACCACCGACGCCGATGGAAATAACACTGAAGCCACCGGTAAAGCTATTATTAAACAAATGCATAACAAGGTGGCTTTAATAAACCCACGTGAGAAAATTCCATGCAAGCTTGTGTCAAAAACATCAATCTCCCATAATGTTAGGATCTTCCGTTTTGCTTTACCTTATGAGGACCAACCATTGGGTTTACCAGTTGGGAAGCACTTGTTTTTATGTGATACTATTGAAGATAAGCTATGCATGCGAGCTTTCACTCCTACAAGCAGTGTAGATGAAAAGGGATACTTTGATCTATTGGTTAAGATTTATTTCAAAGGAGTccatccaaagtttccaaaaggtGGCACTATGTCTCAACATTTGGATTCTTTGCCTATTGGTTCAGTTTTAGATATAAAGGGTCCATTGGGACATATTGAGTATACTGGTAAAGGAAATTTTCTAGTTCGTGGGGAACATAAGTTTGCAAAGAAGTTAGCAATGTTGGCTGGTGGAACTGGGATAACACCGATATACCAAGTGGTTCAAGCgattctaaaagatccagaagaTCTCACTGAAATGCATGTTGTGTATGGTAATCAAAGTGAGGATGATATATTGCTGAGAGAAGAGTTGGATGCTTGGGCTGAGAAATATGAACGGTTCAATGTGTGGTACGTGGTgcaagaaagtaaaagagaagatTGGGAGTATAGTGTGGGGTTCATCACAGAAAGTATATTGAAGAAGCATGTTCCAGAAGCAGAAGATGGTACAGTGGCATTGGCATGTGGACCACCAGCTATGATTCATGGAGTGCAATCACATTTGGAGAAATTGGGATATGATATCAAGAACAACTTGCTGGTGTTTTAG